A region from the Deltaproteobacteria bacterium GWA2_45_12 genome encodes:
- a CDS encoding 50S ribosomal protein L23, which produces MDLHQIIKKPLITEKAVKAQGTGPRYAFVVDLKATKTQIRAAIEQLFNVNVTGINTAIIRGKMKRVGRSVGQKSNWKKALVNLKEGEKIELFEGV; this is translated from the coding sequence ATGGATTTGCATCAAATTATAAAGAAGCCACTGATCACTGAAAAGGCTGTGAAGGCTCAAGGGACAGGTCCTCGTTACGCTTTTGTGGTTGACCTTAAAGCCACAAAAACACAGATAAGAGCCGCTATTGAACAGCTTTTTAACGTGAATGTGACGGGCATTAATACGGCCATCATTCGCGGCAAAATGAAGCGAGTCGGTCGCAGTGTTGGCCAGAAGTCAAATTGGAAAAAGGCTCTTGTGAATCTTAAAGAAGGTGAAAAAATCGAACTTTTTGAAGGAGTATAA